One region of Miscanthus floridulus cultivar M001 chromosome 19, ASM1932011v1, whole genome shotgun sequence genomic DNA includes:
- the LOC136529827 gene encoding uncharacterized protein codes for MDRRYSGLTKVGFSVLACNSALAVCKSWGDAGAVAFVLVADAALVLLFVCLREFERRRGRAGSGRVKAAVWALTALLTAMFASRVAPLMPPPVDALVWGMAVATAVGGLWALFFN; via the coding sequence ATGGATCGGCGCTATTCTGGGCTGACCAAGGTAGGCTTCAGTGTCCTAGCGTGCAACTCGGCGCTCGCCGTCTGCAAATCCTGGGGCGACGCAGGCGCCGTCGCGTTCGTGCTCGTCGCGGACGCGGCCCTCGTCCTCCTCTTCGTCTGCCTCCGTGAGTTCGAGCGTCGCCGCGGCAGGGCAGGGAGCGGCAGGGTCAAGGCCGCGGTGTGGGCGCTCACCGCGCTGCTGACGGCGATGTTCGCGTCCAGGGTGGCTCCGCTCATGCCGCCGCCGGTGGACGCCCTGGTCTGGGGCATGGCCGTGGCCACGGCCGTCGGCGGGCTGTGGGCCTTGTTCTTCAACTAG